One Algibacter sp. L3A6 genomic region harbors:
- the dinB gene encoding DNA polymerase IV, translating into MLTDLPIRKIIHVDMDAFYASVAQLDNPELIGKAIAVGGSGRRGVISAASYEARKFGVKSAMSGNLAIKLCPELIFVKTDFERYISISKKIRKIFLDYTDLVEPLSLDEAYLDVTQNKKGNPSASMIAEEIRTRIFNEVGLTASAGISINKFIAKIASDYNKPNGQKTVNPEEVIPFLETLDIRKFYGVGKVTAEKMYQKGIFTGMDLKQKSIEFLEEHFGKSGSYYYNVVRGIHTSEVKPNRIRKSLAAERTFSENLSSEVFMMEKLEQISEEVTKRLLKSKVAGKTVTLKIKYSDFSLQTRSKTLPYFISDKNIILETAKDLLYQEKMSNSVRLLGISLSNLNTDTKKAPEPKSVSAQLKFGF; encoded by the coding sequence ATGTTAACCGATTTACCAATAAGAAAAATTATTCATGTGGATATGGACGCCTTTTATGCGTCTGTTGCGCAATTGGATAATCCTGAATTAATTGGTAAAGCCATTGCTGTTGGCGGAAGCGGCAGGCGTGGCGTAATTAGTGCTGCCAGTTACGAAGCCAGAAAATTTGGTGTAAAAAGTGCCATGTCTGGAAACTTAGCGATTAAGCTTTGTCCGGAATTAATTTTTGTAAAAACCGATTTTGAACGCTATATCTCTATATCTAAAAAGATTAGAAAAATATTTCTAGACTATACAGATTTGGTAGAACCGCTTTCTTTAGATGAAGCTTACCTTGATGTTACCCAAAATAAAAAAGGTAACCCGAGCGCCTCCATGATTGCCGAAGAAATTAGAACACGTATTTTTAATGAAGTAGGTTTAACAGCTTCCGCAGGAATTTCCATTAATAAATTTATCGCCAAAATTGCCAGCGATTACAATAAACCTAACGGACAAAAAACAGTAAATCCAGAAGAGGTTATTCCGTTTTTAGAAACGCTAGATATTAGAAAATTTTATGGTGTTGGTAAGGTTACTGCCGAAAAAATGTATCAAAAAGGCATTTTTACAGGCATGGATTTAAAACAGAAATCTATAGAATTTCTAGAGGAGCACTTTGGAAAATCGGGTAGCTATTATTACAACGTGGTTCGCGGTATACATACTAGTGAAGTGAAGCCAAACAGGATTAGGAAAAGCTTAGCCGCCGAACGTACTTTTAGTGAAAATTTATCTTCGGAAGTTTTTATGATGGAGAAATTAGAACAGATTTCTGAAGAAGTTACCAAACGCTTATTGAAAAGTAAAGTTGCAGGCAAAACAGTAACTTTAAAAATAAAGTACAGCGATTTTAGTTTACAAACACGAAGCAAAACACTTCCCTATTTTATAAGTGATAAAAACATTATTCTAGAAACGGCAAAAGATTTACTTTATCAAGAAAAAATGAGTAATTCGGTGAGATTACTAGGCATTTCTCTTTCCAATTTAAATACAGATACTAAAAAAGCACCAGAACCAAAAAGTGTTAGCGCACAGCTAAAATTTGGATTTTAA
- a CDS encoding CYTH domain-containing protein, which yields MIEIERKFLVKSEAFKDEAFKQTRISQGFLNTDKARTVRVRLKGEQGFITIKGASSESGLSRFEWEKEIPKQEAEALLELCEPSIIDKTRYEIKLGQHIYEVDEFYGDNFGLIVAEIELNTETETYIKPDWLGNEVTGDVKYYNSQLSKKPFKSWIK from the coding sequence ATGATAGAAATAGAACGTAAATTTTTAGTAAAATCTGAAGCTTTTAAAGATGAAGCTTTTAAGCAAACCCGAATTAGTCAAGGGTTTTTAAATACCGATAAAGCACGTACGGTTAGAGTTAGGCTAAAAGGGGAGCAAGGCTTTATTACTATTAAAGGCGCAAGTTCTGAGAGTGGGTTATCTCGTTTTGAATGGGAAAAAGAAATCCCTAAGCAAGAAGCCGAAGCTTTATTAGAATTATGTGAGCCTTCTATTATTGATAAAACTCGTTATGAAATAAAATTAGGACAGCATATTTATGAAGTCGATGAGTTTTATGGCGATAATTTTGGGTTAATTGTTGCCGAAATCGAACTAAATACCGAAACTGAAACGTATATAAAACCCGATTGGTTGGGTAATGAAGTTACAGGAGATGTGAAATATTACAATTCGCAGTTAAGTAAAAAACCTTTTAAATCTTGGATTAAATAA
- a CDS encoding YciI family protein — MKKLILPFLCILLLVSCKNETKQGASNNEESGKTTDTIIVEVPVEPVKKTLKEIKDELTAKGFKTYVHVNEATKDTVLMQQYFMAFLKKSAIKMQNEEESERLQKLHLEHLSKMYELGYADISGPFGDDGDISGITIYNVPTLKMADSLAKADPMVEAERLEIEIHPWWVAKGVGLR, encoded by the coding sequence ATGAAAAAATTAATACTACCATTTTTATGCATTTTATTGTTAGTATCGTGTAAAAATGAGACAAAGCAAGGAGCTTCTAACAATGAGGAATCAGGAAAAACTACAGATACTATTATAGTTGAAGTGCCAGTAGAGCCTGTTAAAAAAACATTGAAAGAAATAAAAGACGAGTTAACCGCTAAGGGTTTTAAAACTTATGTGCATGTTAATGAAGCAACAAAAGACACTGTGTTAATGCAGCAATATTTTATGGCCTTTTTAAAAAAGAGCGCTATTAAAATGCAAAACGAAGAAGAGAGTGAGCGTTTACAAAAATTACATCTAGAGCATTTATCAAAAATGTACGAGTTAGGTTATGCAGATATTTCGGGACCTTTTGGTGACGATGGAGATATTAGTGGTATAACCATATATAATGTGCCAACTTTAAAAATGGCCGATAGTTTAGCTAAAGCCGACCCAATGGTTGAGGCCGAACGTTTAGAAATAGAAATACATCCATGGTGGGTAGCAAAAGGCGTTGGTTTAAGATAA
- a CDS encoding endonuclease/exonuclease/phosphatase family protein: protein MVKDASFKFAYWFYLFPLPIIITIVLVFSVFLGKRRKYNLILAGVLLLVWFFRSFSISFTEEVKDTDVEVVFWNASRDDGFESAFKENESIPDIMVLSEPKKRSFDKIKAKYPQYYFYKSNGEIEIFSKTPLHIEEEQRSKYSSTIVKFNSAGIQFYAVDMQGSFDVPKAWEFKFANNIIQNTSNTIVLGDFNAPYESVFLDRLEQNYNHFFSKKGNGFRETWPWNFPLLSIDHIWVSKDLTMVNSEKIATRDSDHSMIKTVIRK from the coding sequence TTGGTAAAAGATGCATCGTTTAAATTTGCCTATTGGTTTTATCTATTCCCTTTACCCATTATAATTACTATCGTTTTAGTGTTTTCTGTTTTCCTTGGAAAGCGTAGAAAATACAATCTTATTCTTGCTGGTGTTTTATTATTGGTATGGTTTTTTAGAAGTTTTAGCATAAGTTTTACAGAAGAAGTAAAAGATACCGATGTTGAAGTTGTATTTTGGAATGCCTCTAGAGACGATGGGTTTGAATCCGCTTTTAAAGAGAACGAATCCATCCCGGATATAATGGTTTTAAGTGAGCCGAAAAAACGTAGTTTCGATAAAATTAAAGCAAAATATCCTCAATATTATTTCTATAAATCGAACGGCGAAATTGAGATTTTTTCAAAAACACCGCTTCATATCGAAGAGGAGCAACGTTCTAAATATAGCTCTACAATAGTGAAGTTTAATTCTGCTGGTATTCAGTTTTATGCTGTAGATATGCAAGGTAGTTTTGATGTACCTAAAGCTTGGGAGTTTAAATTTGCGAACAATATTATTCAAAATACAAGTAACACCATTGTATTAGGGGATTTTAATGCGCCTTACGAGTCTGTGTTTTTAGATCGTTTAGAGCAAAATTATAATCACTTCTTTTCAAAAAAAGGTAATGGTTTTAGAGAAACTTGGCCTTGGAATTTCCCGTTGTTGTCTATAGATCATATTTGGGTGTCTAAAGATTTAACTATGGTAAATTCGGAAAAAATAGCCACAAGAGATTCCGATCATAGTATGATTAAAACTGTGATTAGAAAATAA
- a CDS encoding arsenate reductase family protein — MKKVYYLKTCSTCIRILKELNIPADYILQDIKTEPITVAQIEEMQALSGSYEALFSKRAKLYKEMDLKNQDLTERDYKQYILEHYTFLSRPVIINGDAIFIGNSKKTVESAKGNL; from the coding sequence ATGAAAAAAGTATATTATTTAAAAACGTGTAGCACTTGTATTAGAATTTTAAAAGAGCTTAATATTCCTGCCGATTATATACTTCAAGATATTAAAACAGAACCTATAACTGTAGCTCAAATAGAAGAAATGCAAGCTCTTTCGGGTAGTTACGAAGCCCTTTTTAGCAAACGCGCTAAACTTTACAAAGAAATGGATTTAAAAAACCAAGACTTAACAGAGCGCGATTACAAGCAGTACATTTTAGAGCATTATACGTTTTTAAGTAGACCTGTAATAATAAATGGTGATGCTATTTTTATTGGAAACTCTAAGAAAACAGTAGAATCTGCTAAAGGAAATCTTTGA
- a CDS encoding DinB family protein, whose amino-acid sequence MQFTFDVLANIRAMAQKHIENNTLEDLNKIPEGFNNNIIWNIAHMVVTSQVLAYKLSGLPMVVSDEMIGKYKKDSKPEGDVTQTEVDEINDLLISTMKQLEADYKAGVFKNYTEYTVSTTGNTLRSIDDVLPFDLVHEGMHYGYILALSRAVKG is encoded by the coding sequence ATGCAATTTACATTCGACGTTTTAGCTAATATTCGTGCCATGGCACAAAAACATATTGAAAATAATACTTTAGAGGATTTAAATAAAATTCCAGAAGGATTCAATAATAATATTATTTGGAATATAGCTCATATGGTGGTTACTTCACAAGTTTTGGCTTATAAGCTTTCTGGCTTACCAATGGTTGTTAGTGACGAGATGATTGGTAAATACAAAAAAGATAGTAAACCAGAAGGTGATGTTACTCAAACTGAAGTTGATGAAATTAATGATTTATTAATTTCTACTATGAAGCAATTAGAAGCAGATTATAAAGCAGGTGTTTTTAAAAATTATACTGAATATACTGTGTCTACCACAGGAAATACACTAAGAAGTATTGATGATGTATTACCGTTCGATTTAGTTCACGAAGGGATGCATTATGGTTATATTCTTGCCTTATCGCGCGCTGTTAAAGGCTAA
- a CDS encoding DUF3298 and DUF4163 domain-containing protein translates to MLKINTLLTICCFTLFFSCKDDVNTTFEDINITTENNNVVEVNIPKAVGNKTVSNVINSEIEKEVITNLHLGEPNAINAKSIEEGINNFNKEFETFQTDFPEISQPWEAQIDGEIMFTSPEIISLALTSYMNTGGAHGMLKVSFLNFNATTGKTIPNKNLINDTEAFKEIALPYFKEATKDKDIFEPELNTFKLPENIGYNEEGIVLLYNAYEIAPYSTGIIEFEIPFNEIESYLAFNSAR, encoded by the coding sequence ATGCTTAAAATAAACACGCTACTTACAATTTGTTGTTTCACTCTATTTTTCAGTTGTAAAGATGATGTAAACACCACTTTTGAAGATATAAATATCACTACAGAAAACAATAATGTTGTTGAAGTTAACATACCTAAAGCCGTTGGTAACAAAACAGTTTCTAACGTTATTAATTCTGAAATAGAAAAAGAAGTGATAACTAATTTACACCTTGGAGAACCCAATGCTATTAATGCTAAATCTATAGAAGAAGGTATTAATAACTTTAACAAGGAGTTTGAAACCTTCCAAACCGATTTCCCTGAAATCTCTCAACCTTGGGAAGCTCAAATTGATGGCGAAATTATGTTTACTTCTCCAGAAATCATCAGCTTAGCACTAACATCGTATATGAATACAGGTGGTGCACATGGCATGCTTAAAGTTTCTTTCTTAAACTTTAATGCAACTACCGGAAAAACAATTCCGAATAAAAACCTAATAAACGATACTGAAGCTTTTAAAGAAATCGCGTTACCCTATTTTAAAGAAGCTACAAAAGACAAAGACATTTTTGAACCAGAATTAAATACTTTTAAATTACCCGAAAATATAGGTTATAACGAAGAAGGCATTGTTCTACTTTATAACGCATACGAAATTGCCCCATATTCAACGGGTATTATAGAATTCGAAATTCCTTTTAATGAAATTGAGAGTTACTTAGCCTTTAACAGCGCGCGATAA
- a CDS encoding THC0290_0291 family protein — MLNLKRLACFICLFATYQTAFSQLGFSHEIGVIAGPVQFRADYGQRDNSSTNFENSGFGIGIVHYLNFAYRADCNCYTTESYFNDHFKLRNEISYNKSNLEHVGRWVDANKNSDDANRLRGHEGVAENFDIGTQIEFYPLSIRDFQSFSPRVAPFVSLGIHYTAFTPSVTTTYANPDPTAIGDVTDASNFYSLWDPGSVDATPGSTFSTVMSVGMRYKLDRVSDLMIDFRGQFYFSDWVDGLNHQLDYNKNNDWLMWFNVGYIYYLD; from the coding sequence ATGCTTAACTTAAAGCGTTTAGCTTGTTTTATTTGCTTGTTTGCCACCTATCAAACAGCATTTTCCCAATTGGGATTTTCACATGAAATCGGCGTTATAGCGGGTCCTGTTCAATTTAGAGCAGATTACGGCCAAAGAGATAACTCTAGTACAAATTTTGAAAATTCAGGTTTTGGAATCGGTATTGTGCACTATTTAAATTTTGCATACCGCGCCGACTGTAATTGCTACACTACAGAGTCTTATTTTAATGATCATTTTAAATTACGAAACGAAATATCATACAACAAAAGTAATCTAGAACATGTTGGCAGATGGGTTGATGCTAACAAAAACTCAGACGATGCAAACAGACTTAGAGGCCACGAAGGTGTTGCTGAAAATTTTGATATTGGTACGCAAATTGAATTTTACCCACTAAGTATTCGCGATTTTCAATCTTTTAGCCCAAGAGTAGCGCCGTTTGTTAGTTTAGGAATTCATTATACAGCCTTTACTCCTAGCGTAACCACAACTTATGCTAATCCAGATCCAACAGCAATTGGAGACGTAACCGATGCCAGTAATTTTTACTCACTTTGGGATCCCGGATCTGTAGATGCAACACCAGGCAGTACTTTTTCTACTGTAATGAGTGTTGGTATGCGTTACAAATTAGATCGCGTTTCGGATTTAATGATCGATTTTAGAGGCCAATTTTACTTTAGTGATTGGGTTGATGGACTTAATCACCAATTAGATTATAATAAAAACAACGATTGGCTTATGTGGTTTAACGTTGGTTATATTTATTACTTAGATTAA
- the gdhA gene encoding NADP-specific glutamate dehydrogenase has translation MKNNIKAFLDLVKERNGDEPEFLQAVEEVAETVIPYIVKHDIYYGKNILLRMVEPERVITFRVCWVDDDGEIQVNRGYRIQMNSAIGPYKGGLRFHPTVNMSILKFLAFEQVFKNSLTTLPMGGGKGGSDFDPKGKSDNEIMRFCHAFMGELFRHIGPNTDVPAGDIGVGSREIGFLFGMYKKLRNEFTGVLTGKGMSWGGSLIRPEATGYGNVYFAQKMLETKNDSFDGKAVVISGSGNVAQYAAEKVLQLGGKVLTLSDSSGYIYDEEGIDEDKLAFVMDLKNIKRGRISEYLESYPNATFVKGRTPWDVKCDIALPCATQNELNEDDAKALVKNGCICVSEGANMPSTKEAITVFHEAKILFAPGKASNAGGVATSGLEMTQNSLRFKWTREEVDTKLKDIMSDIHKSCLEFGEDEDGYVDYVRGANIAGFVKVADAMLAQGVV, from the coding sequence ATGAAAAATAACATTAAAGCGTTTTTAGACCTGGTAAAAGAACGAAATGGTGATGAGCCTGAGTTTTTACAAGCAGTAGAAGAAGTTGCGGAAACTGTAATTCCGTACATTGTTAAACACGATATATACTACGGTAAGAATATTTTATTAAGGATGGTTGAGCCTGAGCGTGTTATCACGTTTAGAGTGTGCTGGGTAGATGATGATGGTGAGATTCAAGTAAACCGAGGATATAGAATTCAGATGAATTCTGCTATCGGACCTTATAAAGGCGGATTGCGTTTTCATCCAACGGTAAATATGAGTATTTTAAAGTTTTTAGCTTTCGAGCAAGTCTTTAAAAATAGTTTAACCACATTACCAATGGGTGGTGGAAAAGGTGGAAGTGATTTTGATCCAAAAGGAAAAAGTGATAATGAAATTATGCGTTTCTGTCATGCTTTTATGGGTGAATTGTTTAGACATATTGGCCCAAATACCGATGTTCCTGCAGGAGATATTGGTGTTGGATCAAGAGAAATTGGCTTTTTATTCGGGATGTACAAAAAACTTAGAAATGAGTTTACTGGTGTATTAACTGGAAAAGGAATGTCTTGGGGTGGATCTTTAATTAGACCGGAGGCAACAGGATATGGCAATGTATATTTTGCACAAAAAATGCTTGAAACTAAAAATGATAGTTTTGATGGTAAAGCCGTTGTAATATCAGGTTCTGGTAATGTAGCACAATATGCAGCAGAAAAAGTTTTACAATTAGGTGGAAAAGTACTTACGCTTTCTGATTCTTCTGGATATATTTATGATGAAGAAGGTATCGATGAAGATAAGTTAGCCTTCGTTATGGATTTGAAAAACATTAAACGTGGTAGAATTAGTGAATATTTAGAAAGCTACCCGAATGCAACTTTTGTAAAAGGAAGAACACCTTGGGATGTTAAATGTGATATAGCATTACCATGTGCAACACAGAATGAATTAAATGAAGATGACGCAAAAGCTCTAGTTAAAAATGGTTGTATTTGTGTTAGTGAAGGTGCTAATATGCCATCGACTAAAGAAGCTATAACTGTATTTCATGAAGCAAAAATATTATTTGCACCAGGGAAAGCATCTAATGCTGGAGGTGTAGCAACTTCAGGTTTAGAGATGACGCAAAACTCATTGCGTTTTAAATGGACCAGAGAAGAAGTGGATACTAAACTAAAGGATATTATGTCTGATATTCATAAATCTTGTTTAGAGTTTGGCGAAGATGAAGATGGCTATGTAGATTACGTTCGTGGCGCAAACATTGCTGGCTTTGTAAAAGTGGCTGATGCTATGTTGGCACAAGGTGTAGTTTAA
- a CDS encoding two-component regulator propeller domain-containing protein — translation MMFKKVIVFLIYMLPLVQFAQDFSNLWEGYFSYNQVNEVVTGRNKIYAASENAIFSFDSQTKTLEEITTIQGLSGETISTIYYSEAYELLVVGYENGLIEIVFDEDDDILTVVDIVNKSTILDGDKKINHINANENNVYLSTGYGISVFDLERLEFGDTYFIGDGGIQIEVSQTTIFGDYIYAACLDGGGLKKAPITSPNLIDYKNWEQVSNEDFLSVQTNENKLYAINTGKRLYEINNDVLTSLLVFADTPLKTTSLNEKLIITTNNNVFVYDIDFNLLAQAADNADFNTNFNSATIDADNIYIGTDNFGVLSTSILNPLNYEEIHPDGPLLNTPFSIQADVNGVWVTYGGYSLAYVPRSASNAGVSRLSNDTWFNVKTSDAFGANYLNVISVNPLNNKQAFVSSFFQGLLEFDDNVPAVLYNQTNSGLESLKLASSPNYTSIRVSGSQFDNSGLLWTITSLVERPLKSFNPSSNQWTSYSFESLIDDVINDNLGFGDVVIGNDNTKWIASYSKGLIGFNENNGSPLLKNIDEVDGNLPINSVRALAADDRNQLWIGTDKGLRVLYNTSSFFTDESATTEEVIILEDGIARELLSEQYITDIKVDGANNKWIGTVDAGVFYLSSDGQETIYHFTTDNSPLPSNAINEISIEETNSIIYLATDRGLVSFKSGGSGSSEDLETVYAYPNPVRPNFDIVEKKVKIKNISDNVNIKITDIEGNLVAEAQSRINLRYNNYNLEIDGGTVFWNGKNMANNIVSSGVYLIMISDLDTFETKVVKLMVVR, via the coding sequence ATGATGTTTAAGAAAGTTATAGTTTTTTTAATTTATATGTTGCCTCTTGTGCAGTTTGCACAAGATTTCTCCAATCTCTGGGAGGGTTACTTTTCATACAATCAGGTAAACGAGGTTGTCACCGGAAGAAACAAAATCTATGCAGCTTCAGAAAATGCTATCTTTAGTTTTGACAGTCAAACCAAAACTTTAGAAGAAATTACCACAATACAAGGTTTGTCTGGTGAAACCATTTCAACTATATACTATAGTGAAGCTTACGAGCTATTGGTTGTTGGTTATGAAAATGGATTAATTGAAATTGTTTTCGACGAAGACGATGATATTTTAACAGTGGTAGATATTGTGAATAAATCTACAATTCTAGATGGTGATAAAAAAATTAATCATATTAACGCTAATGAAAATAATGTATATCTATCTACGGGTTATGGTATATCTGTATTCGATTTAGAGCGATTGGAGTTTGGTGATACTTATTTTATTGGTGATGGAGGGATTCAAATAGAAGTAAGTCAAACAACTATTTTTGGCGATTATATTTATGCGGCATGTCTTGATGGTGGCGGATTAAAAAAAGCACCTATTACAAGTCCTAATTTAATCGATTATAAAAACTGGGAGCAAGTAAGTAATGAAGATTTTTTGTCTGTGCAAACAAACGAAAATAAATTATATGCTATAAATACAGGTAAAAGATTATACGAGATTAATAACGATGTATTAACCAGTTTATTGGTGTTTGCTGATACACCGCTTAAAACAACTAGTTTAAATGAGAAGCTAATAATAACCACAAACAATAATGTTTTTGTTTACGATATAGATTTTAATTTATTAGCACAAGCTGCAGATAACGCAGATTTTAATACAAACTTTAACTCAGCAACTATAGATGCTGATAATATCTATATTGGTACAGATAACTTTGGTGTGTTATCGACTTCAATTTTAAATCCTTTAAATTATGAAGAAATTCACCCAGACGGACCTTTATTGAATACCCCATTTTCAATTCAAGCTGATGTAAATGGTGTTTGGGTTACGTATGGTGGGTATTCTTTGGCTTACGTTCCGCGTTCAGCTAGTAATGCGGGAGTTAGTCGTTTAAGTAATGATACTTGGTTTAATGTTAAAACTAGCGATGCTTTTGGAGCCAATTATTTAAATGTTATTTCTGTAAATCCATTAAATAATAAACAAGCTTTCGTTAGTTCTTTTTTTCAAGGTTTGTTAGAGTTTGATGATAATGTCCCTGCTGTTTTATATAATCAAACCAATAGTGGGCTAGAATCGCTTAAGTTAGCATCTAGCCCAAATTATACTAGTATTAGGGTTAGTGGCTCTCAATTTGATAATAGTGGATTGTTGTGGACTATTACTAGTTTGGTAGAGCGACCTTTAAAGTCGTTTAATCCATCAAGTAATCAATGGACTTCTTATAGTTTTGAGTCTTTAATTGATGATGTAATTAATGATAATTTAGGTTTTGGTGATGTTGTTATAGGTAATGATAACACAAAATGGATCGCGAGCTATTCTAAAGGTCTAATTGGTTTTAATGAGAATAATGGAAGTCCATTATTAAAGAATATAGATGAAGTCGATGGTAACTTACCTATTAATTCGGTAAGAGCTTTGGCGGCAGATGATAGAAATCAATTATGGATTGGTACAGATAAAGGTTTAAGAGTTTTGTACAACACATCTAGCTTTTTTACAGATGAAAGCGCTACTACAGAAGAGGTTATAATTCTTGAAGATGGTATAGCTCGAGAACTTCTCTCGGAACAATACATTACAGACATAAAGGTAGATGGTGCAAATAATAAATGGATTGGCACCGTTGATGCTGGTGTGTTTTATCTGTCATCCGATGGTCAAGAAACTATTTATCACTTTACAACAGATAATTCGCCATTACCTTCAAATGCTATAAATGAAATATCTATAGAAGAAACAAATAGTATTATTTATTTAGCAACAGATAGAGGTTTAGTATCTTTTAAATCTGGAGGTTCGGGCTCGTCAGAAGATTTAGAAACTGTTTATGCTTATCCAAATCCGGTACGTCCAAATTTTGATATCGTCGAAAAAAAGGTGAAAATTAAAAATATTTCCGATAACGTAAATATTAAAATCACCGATATTGAAGGAAACTTGGTAGCCGAGGCACAATCGAGAATTAACCTAAGATATAATAATTACAACCTTGAAATAGATGGAGGAACTGTGTTTTGGAATGGAAAAAACATGGCGAATAATATTGTGTCCTCCGGAGTGTATTTAATTATGATTTCCGATTTAGATACCTTCGAAACTAAGGTTGTAAAATTAATGGTGGTTAGGTAA
- the recO gene encoding DNA repair protein RecO: MLVKTNAIVLSKLKYRDNDLIVKCYTEELGVVSFLLRGVLKSKKGGAKIAYFQLLSQLHITVNYKDSRSLQSLSEVRLNHLYSSLHTNVLKSAIVMFLSEVLSSALREEEQNETLFRYLETTLLWLDEQSDYANFHLLFLLNLTKYLGFYPDSLDRELDHFNLIEGKFQVRQDIRNTIAGEDLNLLKKLLETTFNDLQNVKINGRQRQSFLNMILLYFELHLGSFKTPKSLKIFNQVFS, translated from the coding sequence ATGTTAGTTAAAACCAATGCCATTGTGCTCTCTAAACTAAAATATAGAGACAACGATTTAATAGTTAAATGCTACACGGAAGAGTTGGGTGTAGTTAGTTTTTTACTTCGCGGTGTTTTAAAAAGCAAAAAAGGAGGTGCTAAAATTGCATATTTTCAATTATTATCTCAGTTACATATTACAGTAAATTATAAAGATAGTCGTTCGTTACAAAGCTTAAGTGAGGTGCGATTAAATCATTTGTATAGTAGTTTGCATACCAATGTTTTAAAAAGTGCTATCGTTATGTTTTTATCCGAGGTTTTAAGCAGTGCTTTGCGCGAAGAGGAGCAAAACGAAACGCTTTTTAGATATTTAGAAACAACACTGTTATGGTTAGATGAGCAAAGTGACTATGCTAATTTTCATTTATTGTTTCTACTCAATCTCACAAAGTATCTCGGTTTTTATCCTGATAGTTTGGATAGAGAATTAGATCATTTTAATTTAATTGAAGGTAAATTTCAAGTAAGACAAGATATTCGAAATACCATTGCAGGTGAAGATTTAAATCTCCTTAAAAAACTATTAGAAACAACCTTTAACGACTTGCAAAATGTGAAAATTAACGGAAGGCAAAGGCAATCGTTTTTAAATATGATTTTGCTATATTTTGAACTACATTTGGGAAGTTTTAAAACACCAAAATCCTTAAAAATTTTTAATCAAGTTTTTAGTTAA